The DNA sequence CTAGCAATTTCTGGCGATCGCGCGGATTTTCCGGTAATTCCGCTAAAGGTAAATCGGTCAGTAACTCAAAATACTGCCCCAGAAGCGCATCGGGCGTTTTCTCCAGCTTCGAGTACATCGAGAGTGCCTCCTCCGTCATCCCGACGTAATTATTCAACGACTTCGACATCTTATTGACCCCATCGCGCCCCAATAATAACGGCAGCAACAGCCCAAATTGAGGTTTTTGTCCGAAATGCCGCTGTAAATCGCGCCCGACGGCTAAATTAAACTTTTGGTCGTTCCCGCCCAACTCCACATCCGCTTCAATTGCTACCGAATCGTAGCCCTGCATTAAGGGATAAAGAAACTCATGGAGATAAATCGGATTTTCCCGCTCGAAACGCTCCGAAAATCCTTCTTTTGCTAACATTTGCCCCACTGTCATCGTCGATAACAGTTCGATCAGTTTGCTTAAATCCAGTTTAGACAGCCAACTCGAGTTGTAGTGAATCTCTAGCCGTCCGGGAGTCTCAAAATCGAGGATGGGGCGCAATTGTTCGAGGTAAGTTTCTGCATTCTGCTTCACCTGTTCGGGAGTCAGTTGGCGGCGAACTTCTGACTTGCCGGTCGGGTCGCCGATTTGGGCAGTAAAATCACCAATAATAATGACAGCAATATGACCGGCATCCTGAAACGCCCGCAGCTTTCTGAAAGGGATACTATGACCTAAATGCAAATCTGTCCCGGTGGGATCGATCCCTAATTTCACCCGCAGCGGTCGATCGGGCTGTGCCATAATGCGGTAAGCCAAATTTTCATCCGGACTTTCCGACTCCGGGCGATCGGGGAATATTTCAAGCGTCCCTCGGTACAGCCAATTCAGAGTGGGATGGGGGTTAGAGGATAGCATTTTAGGGGTCAGTTCGGGAATTATGAAGGAATTCGAGGCAATTGGATTAGTATTTTAGGCGATCGCATATTAATATATATTTCAAAAAAGCAGAAATTTTCTTGTTTCCAGACGAAAGTTATCGATCCGTCTAGTGGGTCGCTCCTCCTTCCCTAAAGTCCTATCCCGTGCAGTTTCAGGATTCCAGCGATCGCTTCCCGCCAGCACATGAACCGAATCTCGAGTCAATCTCTTAAACTTAGGAAACAAATTGACGTGCATTTGCCGACTCGCGATCGCAACGCTAAACTCTTTTTTCAGTGAGGATGTGAAATTACTGTGGCAACTACTAGCACCGTTAGACAAAAACACGAGGATAAGAGCGCGCCGGGACCTGCAACCCGGTTTGGTTTGGGCGTTGTGAAGGCAGCAGGCGCAACGGTTTTAGGCACTACCATGCTGGTGAGTTCCATCGCGGCGGGAGGGTTGGTCGGTTTGGCCATTAGCTTTCGCAATCTGCCCGACGTGCGAGTTCTGCGAACCTACGTCCCGACCGAAACGACTTATATTTACGACGTTAAAGGCCGCCTCCTCGACAGTCTCCACGGCGAATACAACCGCGAAAACATTAAACTCGATGAAATTTCGCCCAACTTAAAACGCGCCGTTCTCGCCATTGAAGACAGTCATTTTTTCCAACATCAAGGCATTAACCCCACTAGCGTCGGTCGCGCCTTATCGGAAAACTTCAAACGCGGCTACGTGGCGGAAGGGGGTTCGACCCTCACCATGCAGCTGGTAAAAAACCTCTTCCTCTCGAGGGAACGCACCGTGAGTCGGAAACTCGCCGAAGCAGTTCTCGCTATTCGCGTCGAGCAGATTTTCAGTAAAGAGCAAATCTTAGAGATGTACCTCAATAGCATCTATTGGGGTCACAATGCTTACGGCGCTCAAACCGCAGCCCAAAGTTATTTTAGTAAACCCGCTTCTAAGCTGACTTTGCCAGAAGCTGCAATGATGGCGGGTTTAATTCAAGCACCGGAAGATTACAGTCCTTTTATTAATTACAAGGAAGCGAAACGCCGACAAGCAGAAGTGTTAGGTCGGATGAAAAAGTTGGGGTGGATTACGCCTCAAGAAGCCGACGCAGCCTACAAACAAGCCCTAAAAGTTGGCAAACCCACGGCCTGGAGAAGGAGCGATCTCCCCTATATTACGGAGGTGGTCGAGAGCGAACTGATCGATCGCTTCGGTAAAGATACAGTTTTAAAAGGTGGAATGCGCGTCCAAACGACCGTGGATTACAACTACCAAAAACGCGCGGAAGAACTGGTCGCGAATGCCCACGATCGCCTGCAATCCTACGGACTCTACGCCGATCAGGTCGCTCTGGTGGCGGTCGATCCTCGCACTCATTTCATTAAAGCAATGGTCGGGGGCGTAAACTACAAAGAAAGCCAATTTAACCGAGCCATTCAATCCTTGCGCCAACCCGGATCGGCCTTCAAACCGTTCGTCTACTATACTGCCTTCGCTACCGGTAAATATAGCCCTTATTCTACCGTTTACGATTCGCCCGTCAGTTACCGCGATGGCGGCGGTTACTATTCCCCCAAAAACTACGGCGGCGGCTATTCCGGTGCGGTCAGTATTTACACGGCCTTGACGCAATCGCTGAACGTTCCGGCTGTAAAAATCGGTCGGGCGGTAGGCTTGGATAAGGTCATCGAAACCTGTCGCATCTTGGGGATAAAGAGTCCGCTCGAACCCGTTGTTTCTCTGCCCTTGGGTGCGATCGGGGTAACGCCGTTAGAAATGGCCGGAGCCTATGCAACCTTTGCAAGCAACGGCTGGCAGTCTGACACGACTGCAATCGTCCGCGTCACCGATAGCAGCGGTAACGTGATTCTCGACAACGTTCCGAAACCGAAGCTCGCGCTGGATCCTTGGGCGACGGCTTCCTTAACGAGCGTCCTCAAGGGCGTAATTGCAGGCGGGACGGGGAAAAAAGCGGCGATCGGTCGTCCGGCAGCCGGAAAAACGGGGACGACTTCTTCGGAACGGGATGTTTGGTTCGTTGGCTACGTGCCGCAGTTATCAGTGGCCGTTTGGATTGGGAACGATAACTACCGTCCTTTGGGCGGCGGCGTAACGGGCGGCGGCTATGCGGCTCCGATCTGGCAGGATTTTATGTCCGATGCGCTGAAAAACGAACCCGTGGAAGATTTCCCGGACCCGTCTCAATTCCCGCGCCCTCAGTCCTAGCGGTCTTTAAAGTTTAATTTTATCGGTTCGGGAGACGGAGGGACGGTGGAGAGGGTAAGAGGGAGAGCGACGAGCCGCACATCCACCTCTTGAATTCTGATAGACCGCTAGGATAACAAACGGTTGACAATTGGAGAGAGAGGAAGAGAGAGTCCGAGCGGTTTTTAAGAATCTTTACTTTGTCGGAAAAGCCGAGCGAGTGAGGACAATCGCGCTTTCTGCTCTCTAGCAAGAGCGAAAGGTTCCTCTTTATCCTTGACAAGAACGCGGCTGTCTATGAGATCCTGTTAACGGTTAACTGCTGAGAAAGCTGCATCGCGATCGCTGGTTACCTGTTCGTTGTATTGGGAGAATCCAAAATCGAAATGGCTGAAAACTACCGCTTTGAAACGTTACAAGTCCACGCAGGACAAAATCCGGCTCCGGGAACTAACGCTCGAGCCGTTCCAATTTATCAAACCACTTCCTATACCTTTAACGATGCCGCTCACGGCGCAAATTTGTTTGCCCTCAAGGAGTTCGGCAATATTTATACGCGCTTGATGAATCCGACAACGGATGTGTTCGAGCAACGGGTAGCAGCCCTCGAAGGCGGCGTAGCAGCCCTAGCGACGGCTAGCGGTCAGGCGGCGGAGTTCTTAGCGATTAGTACGATCGCGCAAGCAGGCGATAATATTGTCTCCACCAGTTTCCTCTACGGCGGCACTTACAATCTCTTCAAAGTTGCACTACCCCGTTTGGGGATTGATGTCAAGTTTGTCAATGGTGACGATCCGGCGGACTTCCAAGCCGCGATCGACGATCGCACGAAAGCCCTCTACGTCGAAACCATCGGCAACCCGCAATTCAACATCCCCGACTTCGCCGCCCTCGCCACCATCGCCCACGATCGCGGCATCCCCCTGATCGTCGATAATACCTTCGGCGCAGCGGGCTATCTCTGCCGTCCCATCGAACACGGAGCCGATATTGTGGTCGAATCCGCCACCAAATGGATTGGGGGACACGGAACCTCAATCGGCGGCGTAATCGTCGATTCCGGTAAATTCGACTGGGCCAACGGCAACTTCCCCATCTTTACCGAACCCAGCCCGGGCTATCACGGCTTAGTCTTCTCCGATGTCTTCGGTACTGGCGGTCCCTTCGGTAACATCGCCTTCATCATCCGCGCTCGCGTCGAAGGCCTGCGCGATATTGGCCCCGCTATGAGTCCCTTCAACGCCTTCCTGCTGCTCCAAGGGCTAGAAACGCTCTCCCTGCGCGTCCAACGCCACGTCGATAACGCCCTCGAACTGGCGCAATGGTTGCAGCAACAGCCCCAAGTCGAGTGGGTGAGCTATCCCGGTTTGCCAGAGCATCCCTACCACGAACGCGGCAAGAAATACCTCAAACACGGTTTCGGCGGCGTGTTAAACTTCGGCGTTAAAGGCGGTCTCGAAGCCGGGAAAGCCTTCATCGATCGCGTCAAACTGTCCAGCCACCTCGCCAACGTGGGCGATGCAAAAACCCTCGTCATTCACCCCGCTTCTACCACTCACCAGCAACTCAGCGAAGCCGAGCAACTCTCCGCTGGCGTTCGTCCGGACTTAATCCGGGTTTCCGTCGGCATCGAGCATATCGACGACATTAAAGCAGACTTCGAGCAAGCGCTCGGTTAATCGATGAGCATCCAAGCCTTTATCTCGCCTCAAACCCAGTTCTATCGCCTTCCGGAACCCTATTTATTGGAATCCGGGTTTGATTTACCGCAGGTGGACGTTGCTTACTGTACGTGGGGAACGTTGAATGCCGATCGCAGTAATGCCGTGTTGGTCTGTCACGCGCTGACGGGCTGGGCGCAGGCGGATGCTTGGTGGGGGCATTTGTTCGGCCCCGGCAAAGCCCTGGATCCGACGCGAGACTTTATCGTATGCAGTAACGTCCTCGGCAGTTGCTACGGCACCACGGGACCCACCAGCCTCAACCCCGCCACGGGCAGAGCCTACGCCGCTGACTTTCCCGAAATTACGATTCGGGATATGGTGCGCCTGCAAGCGCGCTTGTTGGACGCATTGGGCATCGATCGCCTGCAATTGGCGATCGGGGGGTCTTTGGGGGGAATGCAGGTGTTGGAATGGGCGATGATGTTTCCCGAACGGGTAGGCGCAATCGCCGCGATCGCGGTTTCCGGGAGACATTCAGCTTGGTGTATCGGTTTGAGCGAAACCCAGCGCCAAGCGATTTATCTCGATCCGCTCTGGCAGGATGGCTATTACGACCCCGAAAGCCCTCCCGCCGCCGGTTTGGCCGCAGCGCGCGCGATCGCGATGCTTACCTATCGCTCTTGGGCTAACTTTGAAGAACGTTTCGGTCGCCAGCACGCCAACAACAATCCTAACGCCCCCTTTACCGTAACGGAGTATTTACAGCATCACGGACGAAAAATCGTCGATCGCTTCGATGCTAATACTTACGTCACCTTGACGAAGGCAATGGATACCTACGACTTATCGCGCGATCGTGGCGATTATCCTGCCGTGTTGGAAAAAATTGCTCAACCTACCCTGATTGTCGGGATCGAATCCGATGTCTTGTACCCGCCCATCGAACAGCAACAACTCGTTGAAGCTATCCCCAACGCCAAACTCGCTTGGTTGCCTTCTCCCCACGGACACGATGGCTTCCTACTCGATCGAGACATTCTCGATCGCTTCGTCGTTGATTTCCGCGCCGCCCACTGCGCCAACTGCGAAATGAGCTATAAGTAATGAATAATGGATAATGGATAATGAATAATGAATTACGAATTCGATATTTTGTCCCAGTTTATTCAAAAACTTTTCATTGTCAATTATCCATTAAAAAAGATATTTTATAACCGCTCGTCGAAAAAAAAATTCATTATCCATTATCCATTGTCAATTATCCATTAAAAAGATGACTGCTTTTCGCGTTGGCGTTGCCGGCCCAGTTGGTTCTGGAAAAACTGCTTTAGTAGACGCATTGTGTAAAGCGCTGCGGCAGGAGTATGAAATTGCTGTGGTGACGAACGATATTTATACCCAAGAAGACGCGCAATTTTTAGTGCGATCGCAAGCGTTGGAGCGCGATCGCATTTTGGGCGTAGAAACCGGTGGCTGTCCGCACACCGCTATCCGCGAAGATGCGTCGATGAATTTGAGCGCGATCGAAGATTTAGAGCGCCGTTTTAACAATCTCAACTATGTATTTCTCGAAAGCGGTGGCGACAATCTCGCAGCAACTTTTAGTCCCGAACTCGTCGATTTAACGCTCTACGTCATCGATGTTGCAGCGGGCGATAAAATTCCTCGTAAAGGCGGCCCCGGAATCACAAAATCCGATCTTTTAGTGATTAATAAAATTGACCTCGCGCCTTACGTCGGTGCAGATTTGGGCGTAATGGAACGGGATGCAAAGAAAATGCGCGGCGATAAACCGTTTATTTTTACGAATCTAAAAACGGGGGAAGGATTGCAGGACGCGATCGCGTTTGTACGAGAGCGAAAAATTGAATAGAATTAATAGGTTTTGATGAGACGTAGCTATCCTAAAGTTTTTTAGAATTCTGAATCGCTGTCTCCTGCTTGCCTTCCAACTTTTAGTCTAAATCAGCATTTTTTCTGTACTTTTCATCTAACCGTTTTTCTGCTTCCAACATTTGTTCATCTCGATTATCGATTAAACGACTCAGATTGCCCAAAATAAGGAATAGCCCCATATTTACCTTTAAGATAATCGTTTTTATAGGAAGCATCATTTCTAACCTTGAATTCTGCCAAAGAATAAAGATCGCTCGCTCCCTTGTTATCTTTCTCAATAAACCAAATTTGATCTCGCCTCAGAAGTTCGTTATCGAGTAAATTAGTATCGTGAGTCACAAAGATGAGTTGAGCATTCCCTGGATTACTTTGCTTGGAGTTGAATAGCTTAACAATTTCGCGAACAATTGCAGGATGAATGCGCGCGTCGAGTTCATCAATTAATAAGACTCCACCGTTCTGTAAGGCTAACAAAAAGGGAATCGCGAAGGCAAAAAGTTTTTTAGTTCCTTCGGATTCATGTTTATCGAGATCGAAGGTTACTGTTGCTATTACCTCTCCTTCGTCGTTATACTTTAAATGAAGAGTTTTAATTTGTTCTAGCTGTGCAGAGATAGAATTTTGAATCGATGCCAGAATTGCTTGCTTTGCCTCCTCCGTAAGATTACCGTTATAATTTTCTTCAATAGTATTATACAGACTGGGCTTAATTCTTATCGCTTCAATACCCAAGTCAAAACCCCTTAAAAAATCAGCGATATCAGATTGATATTTTGGATATTCTAAAACATAGTTAGTTGTTAGTAACTGATAATAGTTGCTTTTCAAGCCTGACAACACAACTGTCTCACGATCTAGCCAAAATAAAATTTTTTGCGATATCTTACCATTAAATTGAGCGGCAACGGAAAGAAACAAAGAGTTTTTTCTGGTTTTTTCTTCTAACCCTTTCCCTTCAGAAAACACTTTTGTCATTTCAAAGTCATTGAACTTCCGATTAAAAAGACAAGTTTCTTTCTTTTTAGGGATATGAAAAAGCCATTCAGAAATAACTCGCATGCGCTCGATCTCAAAACCATATCGATAGATTTTTTCCTCTAAAATAAAAACAAGCTCAAAAAACGAGGGTTGTGCTTCTGATTCCGTGCTAAGTTTAAACTTGTCTGTAGCAATTTCATCGGTAATTTGAGTTTCTCTAGAAGAATTGAGAATAAAATCTTTCATAAACTCAAAAGCTTGAATTAAATTGCTTTTTCCGCTTGCATTGGCTCCATAAATGACGGCATTCTTTAGCAAGCTTAATTTATCGTCAACTTGAAAGACATTATTTTCGTCAACTTGCTCGTTTTTTGCCTTCAGATTTGTTGCAACCAGGCTGAGCGTGACGATTTCTTTGAACGAACGGTAGTTTCCGACACTAAATTCAATCAACATAGTTTGGTATAAAAAACCGTACATTTGAGATTTTTTCACAAATAACGCAGTTTTTGCGATCGCTTGTTTCAATTCTATACAAGCGCCACTGAGTAAAACAAACGTACTTTTTTGCAAGGCAAGCGAAGGGGCGAGAAGAAAACAGACGAACGATTAGCGATCGCGAACAACCCAGCAAGGTTGTAGTCGTTACAATAGCGATCGCGCTGATTAAAAGCGTTTATTGAGGTAACTGCTATCTTGCACGACGCTGCCTAAACCATAGAACGGGTACTGTTAACCGCTAACCGCTAACTGAATAACTGCTCCCATGCTCTCTACTATTAAAACCCTCGCTCAAACCCTTGCCCCGCGACTGATTGAAATTCGCCGTCACCTGCACGCCCATCCAGAACTTAGCGGTCAGGAATATCAAACAGCCGCTTACGTGGCCGGAGTCTTGTCCTCTTGCGGTCTCCGCGTCGAGGAGGCAGTCGGTAAAACGGGGGTTGTGGGAGAATTGCAGGGACGCGGCGAAGATAATCGCATTCTCGGCATTCGCACCGACATGGACGCACTGCCGATTCAAGAGCTTACCTCCGTTGAGTTTGCCTCTCGCAAACCCGGAATTATGCACGCTTGCGGTCACGACGTTCACACGACTTTAGGGCTGGGGACGGCGATGATTCTGTCGCAGATGCAAGAATCCCTACAGGGAAACGTGCGTTTTATTTTTCAACCGGCAGAAGAAATCGCCCAGGGAGCGGGCTGGATGGTGCGCGATGGGGCAATGCGCGATGTTAGTAGCATTTTTGGGGTTCACGTTTTCCCCTCGATTCCGGCGCAATCGGTGGGCATTCGTTATGGTGCGCTGACGGCGGCGGCGGACGACTTGGAGATTTTTATTCAAGGCGAGTCGGGACACGGGGCGCGCCCTCACGAGGCGAAGGATGCGATTTGGATTGCGGCGCAGGCGATTTGTGCGTTGCAGCAGGCGATCGCGCGCACTCAAAATCCCCTACGTCCGATCGTCTTAACCATTGGGCAAATTGCAGGCGGGCGCGCGCCGAATGTCATTGCCGATCGCGTCCGCATGGCCGGAACGGTGCGATCGCTCCATCCCGAAACTCACGCTAGCCTACCAGCATGGATTGAGGGAATTGTCAATGATATCTGCAAAATGTACGGGGCGAGTTGCGAAGTGAACTATCGGCGCGGCGTACCTTCGGTGCAGAATGACTTTGCGCTGACGCAACTGATTGAAGCAGCAGCGCGGGAAGCGTGGGGGAGCGATCGCGTGCAAATCCTCACCGAACCCTCCCTCGGCGCAGAAGACTTTTCCCTTTACCTCGAAAGCGCGCCCGGAACGATGTTTCGTTTGGGAGTTGGCTACCCGGAGCGGCTCAATCATCCCTTACATCACCCCGAATTTGAAGTTGATGAATCCGCGATCGTTACAGGAGTCGTAACCCTCGCCTACGCTGCCTGTAAATATTGGCAATCTCCACATCGCGAATCGTAACCCGCTCCGAATCGCTGAAATTATCTGGGGAAAGAATTTTTAATTTTTAACTTTTAATTTTTAATTCCACCAAGCGGCTAGAGCGTTTGAAACAACTCGAACAGCTTCAAGCAGAAATGCTTCAATTTGTCAACTGTTATCGGGGCGGGTTGATAGTTGCCGACAATTTGCCAGCGCTCAACTGTCGAAAGTCGCCAAGCTTCGCCTTCATGATTAAAAGCGGCAATTTCCACACCGATTAATCGCCGGGAGCCATCTACAGAGTCTTGATGAAAGCGAATTTGGACTAAAAGACTGCGCCCTTGCAACTTCGGACTCCAGCCGGGAAAGTGAAAACCGAGGTCGATGGAATCGGGATCGATCCATTCTCGCGTATCGGGGTCGTTGCGCCAGGGTTTCAAATCCGCGCGCGCGTCGGGGAATTCATTTTTAAACAGATTAACAATCGCGGCAATTTTGGTTGCTAATTGTACGCCTTTGGCTTGCTCGGCTGCATTCACAGGATTATTCTCCTCCACCTCAATCGAATTTGAAGCTTAATTATCTAGGATACACCGCTCAAAATTGGCTCGTACTTTACAGAAGGCATGAAGAAAGTCTTGCGGGAACGGGAACAGGGAAGCCGTGCTATACAATAGTTGAGAATTGTTGGGGGAAAAAAGAGCGCTCTCGGAGCGTCATTTAGCCCCCGCTTAACGTTTACGATGACATCGAGTGCGTTCAATGGCAGCGATTCAAGCATTACGAGGAACGAAGGATATTTTGCCCGAAGAAGTGGGCTACTGGCAAACTGTAGAAGATACGGCTCGTCAGATTTTTGGACGCGCGATGTATTCGGAAATCCGACCGCCAATCTTCGAGCAAACGGAGTTATTCGCGCGCGGGATTGGCGAGGCGACGGATGTGGTAGGCAAGGAGATGTACAGTTTTAGCGATCGCGGCGATCGCTCGATTACCTTGCGTCCCGAATTTACTGCCGGAGTAGCCCGCGCTTACATCGAACGCAAACTGTTCGCCCAAGGCGGTCTACAGCGATTGTGGTACGGGGGACCCGCCTTTCGTTACGAACGTCCCCAAGCCGGTCGCCAGCGACAGTTTCATCAAATCGGAATCGAATCGTTCGGTAGTAGCGATGCGCGCGCCGATGTCGAAGTTATCGCGCTAGCAACGGATTTATTACAAACCTTGGGGCTAAAAAGTCTGAGTCTATATATCAATTCGGTCGGGCAAAATGCAGATCGCCAGCAATACCGAGCCGCGTTAGTGGAATACCTCACCCCCTACCAAAACGAACTCGATCCCGACTCCCAAGACCGCCTGACGCGCAATCCCATGCGAATCCTCGATAGTAAGGACGAGCGCACCCAAGAAATTGTCGCCGATGCACCCAGCATTTTGGAGTATTTAGGAACCGAATCGAAGGCGCATTTCGATCGCGTCCAGCAGCTTTTAACGGATTTAGGCATTGCCTATCGCCTCAACCCCCGCTTAGTGCGCGGTTTGGACTACTATACCCACACCGCCTTCGAGATTCAATCCGACGATCTCGGCGCGCAGGCGACGGTATGCGGCGGCGGGCGTTACGATGGCTTAGTCGAGCAGTTGGGCGGGCCGAGTACGCCTGCTGTCGGTTGGGCGCTGGGGATGGAACGCCTGATTATTTTATTGCAACAGTTGCAGCCGATTTCAGCATCAGTGCCAGATTTTTATCTTGTCTCCAAAGGCGAGCGCGCCGAAAATCGAGCCATGTTTCTGGCTCGAGAATTGCGCGCGGCGGGTTTGAAGGTGGAGTTGGACTTAAGCGGTAGCGCATTTGGCAAGCAATTCAAGCGAGCCGATCGCAGCGGAGCCTCAATCTGTCTGGTTTTGGGGGAATCTGAGGTTGAAAATGCGACCGTTAAACTAAAATGGATGGCAACTCAACAGGAAGAAGCGATCGCGCAGACCGAACTTTTGAGTAGAACCGACGAACTCCGCCAACAAATGTTGAGGTGACGATAAGCCCCTATGAAGCCCTGGGAATTTCTCATTCAAAAAAAAGGCTCTCCGGCGTGGTTGGCCCTGAAAACGCAGAAACTCAAACTCGAAACGGGCGAATATCGACTGGTGGCGCGATCGCATCAGCCTAACCTCGATGTCGAAGTTCTCGTCACCTATCAAACCTTAGACAAAGCTTTAGCGCAGCCGCGATCGCAAAAACGCACGACTCGCACTAACTCCGAAGGATTACTCCCCGTCCTCCCTTTCATCAATCTCAAGCCGGGATTTTGGCAAGTGTCTTGTTCGGGGCAAGCGTCGGAGGAAACCGAACCGCAAATCGTTCGCTTTCAAGTCCTTCCCGCTGCCAGCGTAAAACCTTCACCTGAAGTTGCCCCCGCCGCAATTGCAACCTTACCCCAACTGCCCTCCCTCGAACCCCCGCAGCGAGAACCGGAGGCAACAGCGCCCTTAGAACTGACCTCCGAGCCGCAAGAAGCAGTCCGAGCCACCGTTTTGTCCGATGGCAGGCTTGAAGAGCAACCGCCGGGACAAGATTTGGAATCCTTGTTAGAGCGATCGATTCAAAGTTTAGAGCAAATTCTCGCCGCTGCTAACGAACCCGTTGCCAAAGCTGCCCCTCCCGAACCCCCTCCCCAAAAAGTCGCCGCAGAGGTGGGTTTTCCCGAAGCCCTAACGGCTTTACAATTGCGTCTCGCGCTCTACCACGAAAACTTCGTGCGCCATCCGGGAGAATCGCTGTTAATTTCCGGGCAGGTTGATGCGATCGATCCCAGTCAGAACGACCTCGAACCGATCTTTGCGGCTTTAGAAGGGCGATCGGTACAACTCGTCCTGCGTTACCTGTTGCGCGATCCGCAAACACCCGCTCCCGGTGAAAGCAATAAGGAAACCGACGCAGCCGGAATTCAAATTTTATTTGACTCGCAGCAATCCGCCGCCAGTACCGCCCTGCCGAAAGTATTCGGCTATCGGCTGGAAGTGCCGGAACGCGATCGCCATCCCTTAATTTTGGGTGAAGTGCGCTTAGAAGCGGTATTGGGGGCTGCCCTACAAACGACGCGGATTTTGGCGCGATCGTCTTTTACGATTACGGCGGCGGTAGACGAGCTTCTCGAAGCTGTTGTGCCGTCACCCCTAGAAGTCGATCGCTCCAGCGCTCAGTTACCGGAGTTAGAAGAATCAGCACCTTCTGTGAGGGCAGAATTCCTCGAAATTGCCAAGCAAGCGGTACAAAATCCTTCGTTTTCGCCGACTTTCGGGCAGGTTCTTCCGCCTAAACTGTCGGCTTCCACCGGCTCGAAAACGGCGCGATCGCTCGATCTGCCCGATTTTCCCCTTCCCTCGCCCTCCGTCCCAGAAACGCCCGAACCGGCTGCCGAATCGCCTGTTCCCCCTTCCGAAACCGAAAGCACTCCCGAAGAAGCCCCTCCCATCGCCCCATCCCCGCCAGCCCTCACTCCGGAGTTTTCCCCTATCGATGATTTGCTGCCTCCCCTTCCTCCCGATGAGGTGGAATCGGAACCGCCCCTCGAACCCAATGTTTCCGAACCGCCACCGGAACCCACTGAGTCAGAGC is a window from the Oscillatoria sp. FACHB-1406 genome containing:
- the hisS gene encoding histidine--tRNA ligase; the protein is MAAIQALRGTKDILPEEVGYWQTVEDTARQIFGRAMYSEIRPPIFEQTELFARGIGEATDVVGKEMYSFSDRGDRSITLRPEFTAGVARAYIERKLFAQGGLQRLWYGGPAFRYERPQAGRQRQFHQIGIESFGSSDARADVEVIALATDLLQTLGLKSLSLYINSVGQNADRQQYRAALVEYLTPYQNELDPDSQDRLTRNPMRILDSKDERTQEIVADAPSILEYLGTESKAHFDRVQQLLTDLGIAYRLNPRLVRGLDYYTHTAFEIQSDDLGAQATVCGGGRYDGLVEQLGGPSTPAVGWALGMERLIILLQQLQPISASVPDFYLVSKGERAENRAMFLARELRAAGLKVELDLSGSAFGKQFKRADRSGASICLVLGESEVENATVKLKWMATQQEEAIAQTELLSRTDELRQQMLR
- a CDS encoding M20 family metallopeptidase, which encodes MLSTIKTLAQTLAPRLIEIRRHLHAHPELSGQEYQTAAYVAGVLSSCGLRVEEAVGKTGVVGELQGRGEDNRILGIRTDMDALPIQELTSVEFASRKPGIMHACGHDVHTTLGLGTAMILSQMQESLQGNVRFIFQPAEEIAQGAGWMVRDGAMRDVSSIFGVHVFPSIPAQSVGIRYGALTAAADDLEIFIQGESGHGARPHEAKDAIWIAAQAICALQQAIARTQNPLRPIVLTIGQIAGGRAPNVIADRVRMAGTVRSLHPETHASLPAWIEGIVNDICKMYGASCEVNYRRGVPSVQNDFALTQLIEAAAREAWGSDRVQILTEPSLGAEDFSLYLESAPGTMFRLGVGYPERLNHPLHHPEFEVDESAIVTGVVTLAYAACKYWQSPHRES